The Kosakonia sacchari SP1 genome includes a window with the following:
- the nudC gene encoding NAD(+) diphosphatase — MVRIIEAHDQGWWIVSHEQKLWMPGGELPHGKAGNFDLVGQSALHIGEWQGEAVWMIRQNRRQDMGSVRLLIDQDVGLFQLAGRGVQLAEFYRSHQFCGYCGHTMHPSKTEWAMLCDHCRERYYPQIAPCIIVAIRRDDSILLAQHTRHRNGIYTVLAGFVEVGETLEQAVAREVMEESGIKVKNLRYVTSQPWPFPQSLMTAFMAEYDSGEIHIDPKELLDAGWYRYDNLPLLPPPGTVARRLIEDTVAMCRADDE; from the coding sequence ATGGTACGTATTATTGAAGCACACGATCAGGGCTGGTGGATCGTCAGCCATGAACAAAAATTATGGATGCCCGGCGGGGAATTACCACACGGCAAGGCAGGAAATTTCGATCTTGTGGGGCAGAGCGCGCTTCACATTGGCGAGTGGCAGGGTGAAGCGGTATGGATGATCCGCCAGAATCGTCGCCAGGACATGGGATCTGTACGTCTGCTCATCGATCAAGACGTGGGACTGTTTCAACTGGCGGGCCGCGGCGTGCAACTGGCGGAGTTTTATCGTTCACACCAGTTTTGCGGTTACTGCGGGCACACCATGCACCCCAGTAAAACCGAATGGGCAATGCTGTGTGATCACTGTCGCGAGCGCTATTACCCGCAAATCGCCCCTTGCATCATTGTCGCCATCCGCCGTGATGACAGCATTTTGCTGGCGCAGCACACGCGCCATCGTAATGGCATTTACACGGTGCTTGCCGGATTCGTCGAAGTGGGCGAAACCCTTGAACAAGCGGTGGCGCGAGAAGTAATGGAAGAGAGCGGCATCAAAGTGAAGAATTTGCGCTATGTCACTTCGCAACCGTGGCCGTTCCCGCAATCGCTGATGACTGCGTTTATGGCGGAATATGACAGCGGCGAAATCCACATTGATCCAAAGGAGCTGCTGGATGCGGGATGGTATCGCTATGACAATTTGCCGCTGTTACCGCCTCCGGGTACGGTGGCGCGCCGCCTCATCGAGGATACGGTGGCGATGTGTCGGGCAGACGACGAATAA
- a CDS encoding Rsd/AlgQ family anti-sigma factor codes for MLNQLESLTERVGGSNKLVDHWLQARKQLLVSYYNLVGIKPGKGSYMQLNEKALDDFCHNLVEYLSAGHFNIYERIISELEGSSPLLAATQLYPMLEANTVEIMNYYDSSLENAIDDDNCLEFQQALSDIGEALAARFTLEDKLIVLAFDNNLKESANDESSVARPA; via the coding sequence ATGCTAAACCAGTTAGAAAGCCTGACAGAGCGCGTTGGAGGAAGTAACAAACTTGTCGACCATTGGCTGCAAGCGCGTAAGCAACTGCTTGTTTCTTATTACAATCTGGTTGGCATTAAGCCTGGTAAAGGATCATACATGCAGCTTAACGAAAAAGCGCTGGACGACTTTTGCCACAACCTGGTGGAATACCTTTCCGCTGGCCACTTCAATATTTATGAACGCATCATCAGCGAATTGGAAGGGAGCAGCCCACTTTTAGCGGCGACGCAGCTTTACCCAATGCTTGAAGCGAATACTGTAGAAATCATGAACTATTACGACTCCAGCCTGGAAAACGCCATTGATGACGATAACTGTCTGGAGTTCCAGCAAGCGCTCTCCGATATTGGCGAAGCGCTGGCTGCCCGTTTTACCCTTGAAGACAAGTTAATCGTGCTGGCCTTTGATAACAACCTCAAAGAGAGCGCCAACGACGAAAGCAGCGTCGCGCGACCGGCTTGA
- the thiC gene encoding phosphomethylpyrimidine synthase ThiC → MSEKLTRREQRAHAQHFIDTLEGTAFPNSRRIYITGSQPDIRIPMREIQLSPTLTGGTKEHPLFEENEAVPVYDTSGPYGDPEIAIDVQQGLAKLRAPWIAARDDSETLEQRSSVYTNERLADDGLDELRFRGLLTPRRAKAGQCVTQLHYARKGIVTPEMEFIAIRENMGRERIRSEVLRRQHPGEGFGARLPENITPEFVRDEVAAGRAIIPANINHPESEPMIIGRNFLVKVNANIGNSAVTSSIEEEVEKLVWSTRWGADTVMDLSTGRYIHETREWILRNSPVPIGTVPIYQALEKVNGIAEDLTWEAFRDTLLEQAEQGVDYFTIHAGVLLRYVPMTAQRLTGIVSRGGSIMAKWCLSHHQENFLYTHFREICEICAAYDVSLSLGDGLRPGSIQDANDEAQFAELHTLGELTKIAWEYDVQVMIEGPGHVPMQMIRRNMTEELEHCHEAPFYTLGPLTTDIAPGYDHFTSGIGAAMIGWFGCAMLCYVTPKEHLGLPNKEDVKQGLITYKIAAHAADLAKGHPGAQIRDNAMSKARFEFRWEDQFNLALDPFTARAYHDETLPQESGKVAHFCSMCGPKFCSMKISQEVRDYAATQAIEVGMADKSSDFRARGGEIYLKKEKA, encoded by the coding sequence ATGTCTGAAAAACTTACACGCCGTGAACAACGCGCCCATGCGCAACACTTCATCGACACGCTGGAAGGCACCGCTTTCCCCAACTCACGCCGCATCTACATCACCGGTTCGCAACCTGATATTCGCATTCCGATGCGCGAAATCCAGCTGAGTCCAACGCTTACCGGCGGCACAAAAGAACACCCGCTGTTTGAAGAGAACGAAGCGGTACCGGTGTACGACACCTCGGGCCCATATGGCGATCCGGAGATTGCGATTGATGTCCAGCAAGGGCTGGCGAAACTGCGCGCACCGTGGATTGCCGCCCGTGACGACAGCGAAACGCTGGAACAACGCAGCTCTGTCTATACCAACGAACGGCTGGCCGATGACGGACTCGACGAACTGCGTTTTCGCGGTTTACTGACGCCGCGCCGTGCGAAAGCTGGTCAGTGCGTCACGCAGTTGCACTATGCCCGCAAAGGCATCGTCACGCCGGAGATGGAGTTCATCGCCATTCGCGAAAACATGGGCCGCGAGCGCATTCGCAGCGAAGTGTTACGCAGGCAGCATCCGGGTGAGGGTTTTGGCGCCAGGCTGCCGGAAAACATCACGCCGGAATTTGTGCGCGATGAAGTCGCCGCCGGGAGGGCGATTATCCCAGCTAATATTAACCACCCGGAATCGGAACCGATGATCATTGGTCGCAACTTCCTGGTGAAGGTGAACGCCAATATCGGCAACTCGGCGGTCACTTCCTCGATCGAAGAGGAGGTGGAAAAACTGGTCTGGTCGACGCGCTGGGGCGCGGACACGGTCATGGATTTATCCACCGGCCGTTATATCCATGAAACCCGCGAATGGATCCTGCGTAACAGCCCGGTACCGATCGGTACAGTGCCGATCTACCAGGCGCTGGAGAAGGTCAACGGGATCGCCGAAGATCTCACCTGGGAGGCGTTTCGCGACACGCTGCTGGAGCAGGCGGAGCAAGGGGTGGACTATTTCACCATCCACGCAGGTGTGCTGTTGCGCTATGTGCCAATGACCGCGCAGCGCCTGACAGGCATTGTCTCGCGCGGCGGCTCGATCATGGCGAAATGGTGCCTCTCCCATCATCAGGAAAACTTCCTCTACACCCACTTTCGCGAGATCTGCGAAATCTGCGCCGCCTATGACGTTTCGCTATCGCTTGGCGATGGCTTGCGCCCAGGCTCCATTCAGGACGCCAACGACGAAGCGCAGTTTGCCGAGCTACACACGCTTGGCGAACTGACCAAAATCGCCTGGGAGTATGACGTCCAGGTGATGATTGAAGGCCCGGGGCATGTGCCAATGCAGATGATCCGCCGCAACATGACCGAGGAGCTGGAGCACTGCCACGAAGCGCCGTTCTATACGCTGGGGCCGCTAACCACCGATATCGCGCCGGGTTATGACCACTTCACCTCCGGTATTGGCGCGGCGATGATCGGCTGGTTTGGCTGCGCGATGCTCTGTTATGTCACGCCGAAAGAACACCTTGGCCTGCCGAACAAAGAGGACGTCAAACAGGGGCTCATCACCTACAAGATCGCCGCTCACGCCGCCGATCTGGCTAAAGGTCACCCTGGCGCGCAGATCCGTGACAACGCCATGTCGAAAGCGCGTTTTGAGTTCCGCTGGGAAGATCAATTCAACCTCGCGCTCGATCCGTTTACCGCACGCGCCTACCACGATGAAACGCTACCGCAGGAATCCGGCAAAGTGGCGCACTTCTGCTCCATGTGCGGGCCGAAATTCTGCTCAATGAAAATCTCGCAAGAGGTGCGTGACTACGCAGCAACCCAGGCGATTGAAGTCGGCATGGCGGATAAATCCAGCGATTTCCGCGCACGCGGCGGCGAGATATACCTGAAAAAGGAGAAAGCCTGA
- the thiE gene encoding thiamine phosphate synthase has product MYQPDFPPVPFRLGLYPVVDSVEWIARLLEAGVRTLQLRIKDKRDEEVEADVVAAIALGRRVNARLFINDYWRLAIKHHAYGVHLGQEDLETTDLSAIRSAGLRLGVSTHDDMEIDVALAARPSYIALGHVFPTHTKQMPSAPQGLEQLARHIARLEDYPTVAIGGISLARAPDVLATGVGSIAVVSAITQADDWQQATHQLLQLAGVGDE; this is encoded by the coding sequence ATGTATCAGCCCGATTTCCCGCCGGTGCCTTTTCGCCTCGGGCTTTACCCGGTGGTCGACAGCGTCGAATGGATTGCCCGTTTACTGGAAGCGGGCGTGCGCACCCTGCAACTACGCATTAAGGATAAGCGCGACGAAGAGGTTGAAGCGGATGTAGTTGCAGCCATCGCGCTTGGCCGCCGCGTTAACGCACGGCTGTTTATTAACGACTACTGGCGACTGGCGATCAAACACCATGCCTACGGTGTGCATCTTGGTCAGGAAGATCTGGAAACGACCGATTTAAGCGCCATTCGCTCGGCGGGTTTGCGCCTTGGCGTCTCCACGCATGACGATATGGAAATCGACGTTGCGCTGGCGGCGCGCCCCTCTTACATCGCGCTGGGGCATGTCTTTCCCACGCACACCAAACAGATGCCTTCTGCCCCGCAGGGGCTGGAACAACTGGCGCGTCATATTGCACGGCTGGAAGATTATCCAACCGTTGCTATCGGCGGTATCAGCCTTGCGCGTGCGCCGGATGTATTGGCAACCGGCGTGGGCAGCATTGCAGTAGTCAGCGCCATTACCCAGGCGGATGACTGGCAACAAGCAACGCATCAGTTGTTACAACTGGCGGGGGTGGGCGATGAATGA